A stretch of Imperialibacter roseus DNA encodes these proteins:
- a CDS encoding type II toxin-antitoxin system RelE/ParE family toxin: MSSSVSYKIETIAPFRKEAKKLIRKYPSLKGELAELGRQLSENPQIGTSIGNDCYKIRLAIKSKGKGKSGGARLITHVVHVSSHVVYLLSIYDKSDQETITDKDLQTLLNLIQ, encoded by the coding sequence GTGAGTTCCTCAGTGAGTTATAAAATTGAGACCATAGCGCCTTTTCGTAAAGAGGCGAAAAAGCTCATTAGAAAATATCCATCTCTTAAAGGAGAATTAGCCGAACTCGGTCGTCAGCTTTCGGAAAACCCTCAAATTGGCACTTCCATTGGGAATGATTGCTACAAAATACGGCTAGCTATTAAATCAAAAGGTAAGGGTAAATCCGGCGGAGCAAGACTAATAACTCATGTAGTTCACGTATCTAGTCACGTAGTGTACCTACTTTCCATCTATGATAAATCAGATCAAGAAACGATCACTGATAAGGATTTGCAAACACTACTCAATCTGATTCAGTAA